One genomic window of Manihot esculenta cultivar AM560-2 chromosome 16, M.esculenta_v8, whole genome shotgun sequence includes the following:
- the LOC110603797 gene encoding CBL-interacting serine/threonine-protein kinase 25, protein MEERHVLFDKYEMGRLLGKGTFAKVYYGKNMATGESVAIKVISKDQVKKEGMMEQIKREISVMRLVRHPNIVELKEVLATKTKIFFIMEYVRGGELFAKVARGKLKEDVARKYFQQLISAVDFCHSRGVSHRDLKPENLLLDENGDLKISDFGLSALPEQLLNDGLLHTQCGTPSYVAPEVLRKKGYDGFKADIWSCGVILYVLLAGFLPFQDENMMKMYRKIFKAEFECPPWFSSEAKRLISRILVADPERRITIPAIMRVPWFRKGFTRPLAFSVGEISNPDKREEEDEPLSTVMTKVSSPKFFNAFEFISSMSSGFDLSNLFENKKKTGSMFTSKFSASAIMNKIEGIAKGLNFKVSKVKDFKMKLQGLSEGRKGRLSVTAEVFEVAPEVAVVEFSKSAGDTLEYAKFCEQDVRPALKDIVWTWQGDTVCNSNSAGGGESENQTIL, encoded by the coding sequence ATGGAAGAGAGGCATGTTCTATTTGACAAGTACGAGATGGGCAGGCTGTTGGGGAAGGGGACTTTTGCTAAGGTCTACTATGGAAAGAACATGGCAACCGGAGAAAGCGTAGCTATCAAAGTAATTAGTAAagatcaagtgaaaaaggaaggGATGATGGAGCAAATCAAGAGAGAAATCTCTGTTATGCGACTTGTTCGACACCCAAATATAGTTGAGCTCAAGGAAGTCTTGGCTACAAAAACCAAGATCTTCTTTATTATGGAATACGTCCGCGGCGGCGAGCTCTTCGCTAAGGTCGCTAGAGGGAAGCTCAAAGAAGATGTTGCTCGCAAGTACTTTCAACAGTTGATTAGCGCAGTCGATTTCTGTCATAGCAGAGGCGTTTCTCACCGAGATTTGAAGCCAGAGAATCTGTTATTAGATGAAAATGGAGATCTCAAAATCTCTGATTTTGGGCTGTCAGCCTTGCCGGAACAATTACTCAACGATGGCCTCCTACACACGCAGTGTGGGACTCCGTCATATGTGGCGCCGGAGGTTCTGAGGAAGAAGGGATACGATGGATTCAAAGCCGATATATGGTCATGTGGGGTAATCCTTTATGTTCTCCTTGCTGGGTTTTTGCCATTTCAAGATGAGAATATGATGAAGATGTATAGAAAGATCTTCAAAGCAGAATTTGAATGTCCGCCATGGTTTTCCAGTGAAGCTAAGCGTTTGATTTCCAGAATACTGGTTGCTGATCCAGAAAGAAGAATCACAATACCAGCCATAATGCGAGTTCCCTGGTTTCGCAAGGGATTTACAAGACCACTAGCTTTTTCCGTCGGAGAAATATCAAACCCAGATAAAAGAGAGGAGGAAGATGAACCTTTATCAACAGTGATGACTAAAGTTTCTTCCCCAAAATTTTTCAACGcttttgagtttatttcttcAATGTCTTCTGGGTTTGATTTGTCGAATCTATTCGAAAATAAGAAGAAAACAGGGTCTATGTTCACCTCCAAATTCTCGGCGAGTGCCATCATGAACAAAATTGAAGGAATTGCAAAAGGGTTAAATTTTAAGGTATCCAAGGTCAAAGATTTCAAAATGAAATTGCAAGGCCTGTCGGAGGGGAGGAAAGGGAGGCTGTCCGTCACAGCCGAGGTGTTCGAGGTAGCTCCGGAGGTCGCAGTCGTGGAATTCTCCAAGTCCGCCGGCGATACTTTGGAGTATGCGAAGTTTTGTGAACAAGATGTTAGGCCTGCATTGAAAGACATTGTCTGGACATGGCAAGGCGACACCGTTTGCAACAGCAACAGCGCTGGCGGTGGAGAATCTGAAAATCAAACGATATTATAG